Genomic segment of Ananas comosus cultivar F153 unplaced genomic scaffold, ASM154086v1, whole genome shotgun sequence:
gattttttctcctcttctcatcctctttctctctctccctctctctcagaTTTCATCAAAGAAAGAGAGCaagtaaaagaaaaagtgagaagaagaagaaggagaagaagaagaaataaacTCAGCTAAAAGTATTAAGTATTTAGgtttcaaacttaaaatctcgAGTATTAATCATCAAGTCATCCGCCATCATCCGCCACCTGCTCCGCTGGATACGATCaatgagagaaattttttttcttcagagAACGATAGTATACTATCTGTTTCGttcatttttctaaataaactaagctaataatataaaataattaaactttaaatataaaattttaaatattaattattaaatttttagccaaCTACATCACATATCGTCgctttaagagatagatagcatgctacctgtttcgtttattttatttagaaataaatttagttagtaatgtgaatcaattaggattcgaatttgaaattttaaataccaattATTAAACTTTTTACCATTCGCGCTAGGGATGGCCGGTGGGAGAGAGAAGAATTGTTAATGCTGGGggggacttttttcgaaaataaccatctgaaattttgtaattagCAAAATAATcctgtgaaaattttatttgtgaaactaaccctcctctcgccacctcagccGTCACATCAGCATTTCTCataaagacggtgactcgttcaccgtctttagtctAACCTCTTGAAGACGGTAAATGTTTTACCATCTTCTCTAGGCGTggaccattcaccgccttcttaGCAATTCCCCGCCTAtaaccgccttctcagcaattccccgcgtagGTTAGGGTGCCtgagaagacggtgactcgtttaccgtCTTAACAAAAGGCGGTGAATAGTCTACCGCCTTATCTAGgtgtaaaccattcaccgtcttctcagcaattcccctgCCTTCTCAGTAATTCCCCGCTTAGCGTATGGTGCCCtgagaagacggtgactcgtttactgccttatgaaggcggtgaactgtttaccgtcttatctgtgCAAGTTTACCGTCTTTAGTGTAGAACTCCACCCAGCCTAATTTCGCCAAGTCCTCGAGAGGGGGGCTAagacacagataagacggtgagtCGTTCACCGTCTCATCTGGGCTCCACTAAACACGGTTAACATCGTCTTTAGTGTCAGACTCCTaaataagacggtgaaccgtcTACCGTCTTCATgacgcggtgaacgattcaccgtcttatgaagacggtgaaccgttcaccgttcaccgtcttcattaggTTACCCCACCCCAGACCGAGCCCGATACCTCTCCCTTCCTTTTCCCGCTCACGctttctttctctatctctctgtctctctccacGAGCCGCCCGTCGTCGCCGCTACCAGTGCCGAGGTCGCCGCCCCCTGTCGCCGCCGCCCATGTCGAGGTCGCCACCCCGTGTCACCGACGTCGCCGCCCCctgtcgccgacgtcgccgccTGTGCCAAAGTCGCCCCCTGTCGCAGCCGCCCGTGACAAGGTCGCTGCCCACGGTCGCCCACggtcgccgacgtcgccgccgccgcccctgccgAGGTCGCTGCCCATCCCTCTCTCAGGTGTGTTTTCTAGTGTAGGTTTAATATAAATGTAGTTGTTGTAAGCTTCTCTAACTGTAAGTGTAGGTTTAATGTAAATGTAGGTTTAATGTAACTGTAAGTGTAGGTTTAACTCTAGTGTAGGTTTAATGTAAATGTAAGTGCCTTATGCCTTTGAAATGGCACAAATGCACTTTGTATTTGGTGTAAGCTTCTCTAACTgtcaaatattatctagagaTTGTGTATTTGCCTTATGCCCATCCCTCTCATAGGTGTAAGAGACTTATGCCTTTGAAATGCACAAATGCACTATAGAAATCTCTTTTGAAGGTTATTTGGTTACTAATTGGAATAGCTTATTTGGTTACTAATTGATTTGATTTCGGAATTGGAAATAATTAGTATTCTACTATAGAAACCTCTTTTGGAGGTTTATTGCTAGTCGTTGGAAATAATTAGGATTCTTTTTCCTGTGTAGTTAAAATGGCTAGTCGTCGGATGTCTCTTAGCGTTCATTGGGATGGACAGTTAGTTATGGATGGAAATGGTCCCCGATATTTCGGTGGTCGTAAGAAATTGATCGCGATTCGTTCAGATACGACCTATACGAATTTTGAGAGGAGAATGTATCgtttagtaaattgtaatagagaagaatgttgtcttaaatacaaaattcgaTGCCCTATGGGACCGAATGAATATATTGATCATGATATAGTAGATGATGAATCATTGGAGGGTTTAATTGGATTGTCTGAACATTATGGATGTGTGTCGCTATACATCGAGAAAGATTTATATCCGTCGGAGACACAATATCAGTCGCAAGGTTATTACACAAGCCTGCTACAAAATGACATCGATGTGGGTTTTCCGGATGCTCCAATTGGTGACCGTGAAGTTGGTAATGAACCAGACACTTATCAGATGACAAGGTCAGTAAGATCTATAGATTGcggtgaatattttatttaattacgaAATATTTTGATAAGTTTGAATAATAATTACTGCAGACAGATTCAGTCTCCACGTGCGCAACCCTCCACCgcacgtgcgcaaccctcgacgTCACGTGCGCAGCCCGAGACTTCACGTGACGAACCCACGATATTTCATACACCTAATGAAAATTACGATTGGGGGTAAAGAAaatgttgattattttttaattaatagtaagTGAAATTTGAACGTCTTCTAGTAAACATTCGGGACCTATTGCAGGCTATCTACGTCCTATGCAAATTGGAATGAAGTTCTTGATAATCTAGTCGAGGAAGGAGATGATAACGACGGTAATCAGGACGATGCCCCCATTCATAATGATGGTAATCAGGATGATTCACCCATTCGTAATGACGATAATCAGGATGATGAACCCATTCATGAGGACGACGATTGGAATGATCTAGCTGCCGACATTGAAGATGATCACGATGGTGGATTAAATTGCCTCGCGAATGCCATTTACAGTTTGAATGATGACCCGCATGTAAACAACGAATATGTAGACAATCCTGACGAAGAGCTTGATTTCATTGACCATCCGGAGCAATTTCCTACAGATAACAATTGGATACAAGAGTATGTTGTGAATTCGAGTGAGTTCGATGTTAGACGTACCAATTCCGATCTACCTAGCATTGACGGCACTTGGCTCCGTGAAATCTTTAAAGATAAGGCATCTTTAGTGGATGCTCTAGATCGATGGCACATTACTCACAATGTTcagatgaaagttttgaaatctaccaaaacaactTATACAGTGAAATGCACAGTTGAGGGATGTCCTTGGAGGTTACACGCTTCGGTTCCTAAAGATGCAACATATTTCAGAGTTAAGACATATGCGGGTCAACACACTTGTGTTATTCCAATGCTAAATGCGGCGCACCGTAATTGTACTTCAAATCTCATATGCCAAGTAATTCTCCCGTTAATGAAGGCAAGACTAAATATGACGCCAAAAGAAGTGCAGGAAACGGTGCGATCCACTTTGCATGTTCAAATAAGTTATTGGAAGGCATGGCTGGCAAGGAGCAAAGCATTACAGATTATTTACGGGAGCTGGGAGCAGTCATACACAGACTTGCCTCGGTATCTTACTATGCTACAGAGTACTAATCATGGAACTTTTTGGCGGCTTGATCATAGATGGCCATCAGAGGGAATATGTCAGTTTGGCCGTGTTTTCTGGTCATTTGCTCCTTCTATTCAGGGATTCGCACATTGTCGGCCTGTGGTGAGCATTGATGCCACTCACTTGTATGGCAAATACGAAGGCCATGCATTGATAGCGACGGCTGTCGATGCGAATGATAGCATTTTTTCCTTGGCTTTTGCA
This window contains:
- the LOC109704992 gene encoding uncharacterized protein LOC109704992 produces the protein MASRRMSLSVHWDGQLVMDGNGPRYFGGRKKLIAIRSDTTYTNFERRMYRLVNCNREECCLKYKIRCPMGPNEYIDHDIVDDESLEGLIGLSEHYGCVSLYIEKDLYPSETQYQSQGYYTSLLQNDIDVGFPDAPIGDREVGNEPDTYQMTRQIQSPRAQPSTARAQPSTSRAQPETSRDEPTIFHTPNENYDWGLSTSYANWNEVLDNLVEEGDDNDGNQDDAPIHNDGNQDDSPIRNDDNQDDEPIHEDDDWNDLAADIEDDHDGGLNCLANAIYSLNDDPHVNNEYVDNPDEELDFIDHPEQFPTDNNWIQEYVVNSSEFDVRRTNSDLPSIDGTWLREIFKDKASLVDALDRWHITHNVQMKVLKSTKTTYTVKCTVEGCPWRLHASVPKDATYFRVKTYAGQHTCVIPMLNAAHRNCTSNLICQVILPLMKARLNMTPKEVQETVRSTLHVQISYWKAWLARSKALQIIYGSWEQSYTDLPRYLTMLQSTNHGTFWRLDHRWPSEGICQFGRVFWSFAPSIQGFAHCRPVVSIDATHLYGKYEGHALIATAVDANDSIFSLAFAICEGENGRSWRWFLHNLGHYVIRNRPVCFISDKFSGLKEIVAELYPTRQGHVHRWCLRHMKANMAKRFKNDSLLDKFYCIGSALTSVQYYKLKDELLALDQDAWKWVDELEVYKEYWAWAFDGGRRFGLMTTNMSKSLNRVFKGIRAIPVTVFVAETFYKLNSCFIKRRENGKSMTATLAPKIQSRITMNMVTARGHLVYRFGPNEFEVQTGHSDYNVTLNGTQADCDCGEFKLTGIPCSHILTVCSNSQLRIDYHSLCSHWYTVECYCQTYAPLFHPVSDRCYWPRPQEPPIVPPPVRRKKGRPRSTRIRNIMDETSGRRTKCSICK